From the genome of Desulfobaculum xiamenense:
TGCGCCTGCCTGTGTCGGGATGATGCGGGGAAGCCTCTACCGCTATTGTTCAACGTAGTTCGATAGAAAGTCTTTCGTCAACAGGCGTAACACGTTGCCGGAGTTTCCGGCGGGATTGTGCGTATGCTCGGGCCGCATCTGCGGCCATCAGGAAGACCGGCGGATACCCGTCGGTCTTCCTGTCGTTTGGGGGCTGTTGCGATTGTGTGACGGTTGCGTGACGGACGTGTGACGAGCGAACGGGATGTTCTTGCGGTTTACTCTTTTGCGTTGGGCGTGGTAGGGTGGACGGTACCGTGTCGCCATCGGTCTGGCGAAACGCAACGGTCCGGTTTCGACCGGGGAGGGTGGACGAGTCCGGCATTCGCACAATGCACGCGAGGGGTTTGAATGGAAGGCGGAACGGAAAAACAGCGGGTTCTGATCGTGGACGACTCGTCGTTCAACATCAGCATCCTCGGTTCGGCCCTCTCGGAGGAGTACGAGGTCAGCGTGGCGACCAACGGGCGCGATGCCATCGCCGTGGCCGAGGCCGAGCCGCATCCCGATCTTATCCTGCTCGACATCATCATGCCGGGCATGGACGGGCATCAGGTCTGTCGGGAGCTCAAGTCCCGGTCGACGACGCAGGGCATCCCCATCATCTTCATCACGGCCATGAATCAGGAAGGCGACGAGATGCGCGGGCTGGAGCTCGGGGCCGTGGATTACATCACCAAGCCCTTCAGCATTCCCATCGTCCGCGCGCGGGTGCGCACCCATCTCGATCTCAAGCGCAAGACGGACATTCTGGAGCATCTGTCGTCCCTCGACGGACTGACGGGCATCCCGAACCGTCGGCGTTTCGACGAGGTGCTGGACCTCGAATGGCGGCGTTTGCAGCGCACGGGCAGCCCCTTGTCCGTGGTCATGCTCGATATCGATTTCTTCAAGAAATTCAACGACCATTACGGCCATGCCGCTGGCGACGGCTGTCTGCGGCACGTGGCCGGGGCCTTGCGGGCCACGCTCAAGCGTCCGCACGATTTCGTGGCCCGTTACGGCGGGGAGGAGTTCGTTGCGGTGCTGCCGGATACGGACTTCGACGGCGCGGTGCGCATCGCCCAGACCATGCGCGAGGCCATCGAATCCCTTGGCCTGATGCACGAGCATTCCGATGTGACCAACCACGTCACCGTGAGCGTCGGCGTGTGCACAACGATTCCGGGCAAGGAGAAGCATTCGGAGGATCTGCTCACGACGGCGGACAGGATGCTTTACCGGGCCAAGGACGGCGGGCGAAACCGCGTGGAGGGCATGAGTCTGCCCTGAACCGCAGGCGTCGGGATAACCGCGTGCGATAAGAAAAAAAGGCCGGACGGTTCGTGAACCGTACGGCCTTTCGTGTGTTTCGAAAGGGGCGCTACTTGTCGGACTTCTGCTGGATCTTGGCCCAGCTGTCGCGCAGGGAGGCCGTGCGGTTGAAGACCGGATGGCCGGGGCGGGAGTCCTTCACGTCGGCGCAGAAGTAGCCCTTGCGCTCGAACTGGCAGACCGTGCCGGGCTTCATGTCCGCGAGGGACGGCTCTACGCGGCAGTCGGTCAGCACCGTGAGCGAGTCGGGATTCAGGTTGTCGAGGAAGGTGCCGTCGTCCTCGACGTCCATGGGATCGGTCTTGGAGAAGAGGTGGTCGTACAGGCGCACCTCCACGGGCAGGGCGTGGCGCGCGCTGACCCAGTGTAGGGTGCCCTTGACCTTGCGGCCGTCCTTGGACCAGCCGCCGCGGGTTTCGGGATCGTAGGTGCAGTGGATTTCGGTGATGGTGCCGTTTTCGTCCTTCACCACGTCCTGACAGGTGACGTAGTAGGAGAAGCGAAGCCGCACCTCGCGCCCCGGAGCGAGGCGGAAGTATTTCGCGGGCGGCTCTTCCATGAAGTCCTCGCGCTCGATGTACAGCTCGCGGCAGAAGGGTACCTTGCGGCTGCCCATGGATTCGTCCTCGGGGTGGTAGGGCATTTCGAACTCTTCCACCAGATCCTCGGGGTAGTTGGTGATGACCACCTTCACCGGATCGAGGACGCCGAGCACGCGCGGGGCGGCGGCGTTGAGATTCTCGCGCACGCAGTGCTCCAGCAGGGCGATGTCCACGGTGCTGTCGGCCTTGGCCACGCCGATGCGCTCGCAGAACTCGCGCAGGGCGGCGGCGGGGTAGCCGCGACGGCGGATGCCGCTCAGGGTGGGCATGCGCGGGTCGTCCCAGCCGGAGACGTGGCCTTCCTGCACGAGCTGGATGAGCTTGCGCTTGGAGAGCACGGTGTAGGTCAGGTTCAGGCGGGCGAACTCGTACTGGTGCGGGCGCGGGGCGATGCCCAGCGTGTCGAGCACCCAGTCGTAGAGGGCACGGTTGTTCTCGAATTCCAGCGTGCAGACGGAGTGCGTGATGCCTTCGATGGCGTCGGAGAGGCAGTGGGCGAAGTCGTACATGGGGTAGATGCACCACGCGTCGCCGGTGCGGTGGTGGTGCGCCCTGCGGATGCGATAGATGGTGGGGTCGCGCAGGACCACGTTGGGGTGCGTCATGTCGATCTTCGCGCGCAGCACGCGGGAGCCGTCCTCGAATTCGCCAGCGCGCATGCGTCGGAACAGGTCGAGGTTCTCGTCCACGCCGCGGCTGCGGTACGGGCTCTCGGTGCCGGGCTCGGTGAGGGTGCCGCGATACTTGCGGATTTCCTCGGCCGAAAGGTCGTCCACGTAGGCCTTGCCCATGCTGATGAGCTTTTCGGCATAGCCGTAGAGGCGCTCGAAGTAGTCAGAGGCGAAGAACTGGCGGTCCTGCCAGTCGAAGCCCAGCCAGCGCACGTCTTCCTTGATGGATTCGACGTATTCGACATCTTCCTTCACGGGGTTGGTGTCGTCGAGGCGCAGGTTGCACTGGCCCGAATATTCCTCGGCAAGGCCGAAGTTCAGGCAGATGGACTTGGCGTGTCCAAGGTGCAGGTAGCCGTTCGGCTCCGGGGGGAAGCGGGTGTGGACCTTCTCCACCTTGCCCGAGGCCAGATCCTCGTCGATGATGGTCCGGATGAAGTGTTTCACGCGGCCGGTTTCGTTGCTTTCAGGCTCTGCCATGTGTCTTTCCTCTGTATGGGCGTCGTTGTCGGGATATGACCCGAGTATCGCATGAATGTTTCGTATGCGCCACGGTTTGCGCATGCGGTGCGGGGTATGTGGCGCGGGTAGCTCGTGCATACGGAAAAAGGCCGGAGCGGTCAAACGGCGGCGATGCGGCGCGTGTCGGTTAGACCCGCGCCGCACAAGGATTCCCGCCCCATGCGTCCCAGTGCGCGTAGCGCGGCGAAATGGGGAACGTGCCGCGTGCGTGCCCGGCTAGCGCGCCATTCCCGTGGCTATGTCGCCAAGGACGGACAGGCCGTTTTCGATCTCTGGCGTCCATGCGCCGCCGCAGCTCAGGCGGATGAAGTTGTTGAACTTGTTCTGAGTGGAGAAGATGCTCCCCGGCGCGATGCCGACCCCTTCGGCCTTGGCCGCGTAGAAGTACTTTACGGAATCGACGCTCTCGGGCAGCTCCACCCACAGCACCATGCCGCCCTGCGGCCGCGTGACGCGCGTTCCCGGCGGGAAGTGGCGGCCCATGTGCAGGTGCATGGTGTCCGCCTGCTTGGCGAAGGCTGCGCGTAGGCGCTTGATGTGACGTTCGTAGAGGCCTTGGCGCAGAAATTCCGCCACGGCCATCTGGGTGGGGCTTGCGCCGCAGACGTTGGTGGTGGCCTTGATTTCAAGGGCCTTGTCGCGGAAGCGGCCCGGAACCATCCAGCCGATGCGGTAGCCGGGGGCGATGGTCTTGGAGAAGGACGAGCACAGCACCACGAGGCCGCGCTCGTCGAAATGCTTGAAGGTGGCCGGGCGCACCGGGCCGAAGTGCAGATCGCCCGCCACGTCGTCCTCCACGAGTGGGATGTCGCGCTCGGCGAGCATGGACACGATTTCCTTCTTGGCGTCGTCCGGGGTGAGGCTGCCGTCCGGGTTGTTGAAATTCGGCGAGAAGATGCAGGCCCGGATGTCGTACTTGTCGAGCACCTCGCGCAGTTCGGCGGGGTCTATGCCGTAGTTGGGGCACGAGGAGATTTCCACCACGCGCAGCCCGAGGGTTTCGAGCAGTTGCAGGAAGCAGTAGTAGCTTGGCGACTGGATGCACACGATGTCGCCGGGGCGGGTGAGGCTTCGTAGGGTGATGTAGACGGCCTCTATGGCGCCGTTGGTGATGATCATGTCGTCCGGGCCGAAGCGGTCGCCGCGCTCAAGCGCCTGAAAGGCGAGCTGTCGGCGCAGCTCCGGATTGCCGGAGACGGTCTCGTAGGCCAGCGAGGTGTCGGCGTTCTCGCGCACCACCTGATTCATGATGCGGGCCATGGACTTGCCGGGCAGGAGCTCCGTGCCGGGGCAGATGACGCCGAGCGGCACGATTTCCTTGTTGCCCACGGTTTCGAGCACGGTGAGGATGAGCTTGTTGCGGCTCACGCGCTTGGGCTCGGCGGGGGTCGGGTCGCAGCGCGTGGGCGCGGGCAGCCGGTGCGAGGACGCCCGCACGAAGAAGCCCGAACGCGGGCGCGATTCCACCACGCCCTTCTTTTCCAGCTCCACGTAGGCCTGGCTGATGGTGGATATGGACAGGCTCATGGTGCGCGACAGGGTGCGTAGCGAGGGGAGCTTGTCCCCCCGGCCGAGCGTGCCGGACTCGATGAGGCCCATGATGTGCTGCTCTACCGACTGGTAGCGGAATTGGTCCTTCCAGTTTTCCGTCTGTTCGATCATTGGCGTTCCCTTGGAAACCAACTGTTATGGTCACGATCGGGTGCGTGCCCGATCTGTACTGATTGCAGATGCGCTGGTGGGTTGTTTGAAACGGGGCAAAGGCCTGCACCCCGCAGTGGAACAGAGTTTTTCTCGGCTTGCCCGCTGTCTGGCGGGGCAGGGGGAAAAAACTGTATCGCCTATTTTTTTTTCAATCTGTATCTGTCCCGGTGACAGATTCCGTGTTTTACTGCTTCCCGTCAAGACGAAATCAGCGGGCGTAGGGCACCCCTCCCGATCCCCGCTGAACGGTATCCCTTCCCTATGCGAAGCCGTCAGATCGGGAGTGTTGCGAATCGAATCCGAACCGACGGTGACAGGGCCGAAGCGAAAGCTTCGGCCCTGTTTTTTTGTCTTTTTTTCCGCTGCCGCCTGTGCGCGCCCTACCTCGCCCCATCTGAATCGGTGCAGTTTGCGCCCCTCTGATTTGCCTCGCCACCCCTTCGCGAGGGTTTCACCCCGTCCCCTGTATTCCTGTCGGTCGTTCCTCATGGCGATTTCGCCAGTCCCTCCGCGTCGTTTTCCGTACGGATTGCGCGCGCATCCGTTCATGGGCTATCATGTCCTGTCCGGGCAAGTGCATGGGGCATTGGTCCGTTGTGTTGGACGGGCGCCCGGATGGCGCTCTTTGCCTTGTACACTTTTCCTGTGGTCATCAAGACACGGGCAGGCCATGTTGAATCGGTTTTGGACCGAGTGACCCGCCATGGGCGGAAAACGGGAACCTGGGGGATG
Proteins encoded in this window:
- a CDS encoding diguanylate cyclase is translated as MEGGTEKQRVLIVDDSSFNISILGSALSEEYEVSVATNGRDAIAVAEAEPHPDLILLDIIMPGMDGHQVCRELKSRSTTQGIPIIFITAMNQEGDEMRGLELGAVDYITKPFSIPIVRARVRTHLDLKRKTDILEHLSSLDGLTGIPNRRRFDEVLDLEWRRLQRTGSPLSVVMLDIDFFKKFNDHYGHAAGDGCLRHVAGALRATLKRPHDFVARYGGEEFVAVLPDTDFDGAVRIAQTMREAIESLGLMHEHSDVTNHVTVSVGVCTTIPGKEKHSEDLLTTADRMLYRAKDGGRNRVEGMSLP
- a CDS encoding glutamine--tRNA ligase/YqeY domain fusion protein; translation: MAEPESNETGRVKHFIRTIIDEDLASGKVEKVHTRFPPEPNGYLHLGHAKSICLNFGLAEEYSGQCNLRLDDTNPVKEDVEYVESIKEDVRWLGFDWQDRQFFASDYFERLYGYAEKLISMGKAYVDDLSAEEIRKYRGTLTEPGTESPYRSRGVDENLDLFRRMRAGEFEDGSRVLRAKIDMTHPNVVLRDPTIYRIRRAHHHRTGDAWCIYPMYDFAHCLSDAIEGITHSVCTLEFENNRALYDWVLDTLGIAPRPHQYEFARLNLTYTVLSKRKLIQLVQEGHVSGWDDPRMPTLSGIRRRGYPAAALREFCERIGVAKADSTVDIALLEHCVRENLNAAAPRVLGVLDPVKVVITNYPEDLVEEFEMPYHPEDESMGSRKVPFCRELYIEREDFMEEPPAKYFRLAPGREVRLRFSYYVTCQDVVKDENGTITEIHCTYDPETRGGWSKDGRKVKGTLHWVSARHALPVEVRLYDHLFSKTDPMDVEDDGTFLDNLNPDSLTVLTDCRVEPSLADMKPGTVCQFERKGYFCADVKDSRPGHPVFNRTASLRDSWAKIQQKSDK
- a CDS encoding PLP-dependent aminotransferase family protein: MIEQTENWKDQFRYQSVEQHIMGLIESGTLGRGDKLPSLRTLSRTMSLSISTISQAYVELEKKGVVESRPRSGFFVRASSHRLPAPTRCDPTPAEPKRVSRNKLILTVLETVGNKEIVPLGVICPGTELLPGKSMARIMNQVVRENADTSLAYETVSGNPELRRQLAFQALERGDRFGPDDMIITNGAIEAVYITLRSLTRPGDIVCIQSPSYYCFLQLLETLGLRVVEISSCPNYGIDPAELREVLDKYDIRACIFSPNFNNPDGSLTPDDAKKEIVSMLAERDIPLVEDDVAGDLHFGPVRPATFKHFDERGLVVLCSSFSKTIAPGYRIGWMVPGRFRDKALEIKATTNVCGASPTQMAVAEFLRQGLYERHIKRLRAAFAKQADTMHLHMGRHFPPGTRVTRPQGGMVLWVELPESVDSVKYFYAAKAEGVGIAPGSIFSTQNKFNNFIRLSCGGAWTPEIENGLSVLGDIATGMAR